A portion of the Halobacillus ihumii genome contains these proteins:
- the cyoE gene encoding heme o synthase, translated as MDNPRTVEPGASHVVNNSTVRETSMIADIKSLIKVGIINSNLITTFTGFWLAMYFTGTGFAGHWLTFILTMFGTAFLIAGGCIINNWYDRDIDHIMTRTVSRPTVTGSIPLSVILWMGIGTSSLGFIILLFTTLEAALFGAFGWFVYVVLYTMWSKRKYTINTVIGSFSGAVPPLIGWAAVEPGLRLEAVILFLIMFIWQTPHFLALAMKKKEDYKAAGIPMLPVVHGFKMTKRQVVVYVACLLPLPIYLVSLGGIFLTVAFVLSFGWLILGLAGFLMKDDYKWAKWMFVYSLNYLTILFLTMVLVTLPVSF; from the coding sequence TCACATGTTGTGAACAATTCAACTGTCCGTGAAACGTCAATGATAGCTGATATAAAAAGCTTAATTAAAGTCGGAATAATAAACTCCAATCTGATTACAACGTTTACAGGGTTCTGGCTTGCCATGTATTTTACCGGTACAGGCTTCGCCGGTCATTGGCTGACATTCATATTGACCATGTTCGGAACCGCTTTCTTAATTGCGGGTGGATGTATTATTAATAACTGGTATGATAGAGATATCGATCACATTATGACACGAACGGTCAGCCGTCCCACTGTTACGGGGTCTATTCCATTGTCTGTAATTTTATGGATGGGGATTGGCACTTCGAGCCTTGGTTTTATTATTCTGTTATTCACAACCTTAGAAGCTGCCCTCTTTGGAGCATTTGGCTGGTTTGTTTATGTTGTGCTGTACACCATGTGGTCTAAGAGAAAATACACAATCAACACGGTAATTGGAAGTTTTTCCGGTGCTGTTCCGCCATTAATTGGCTGGGCTGCTGTTGAACCGGGACTACGGTTAGAAGCAGTTATCCTATTTTTAATTATGTTTATTTGGCAAACTCCTCATTTTTTAGCTTTAGCCATGAAGAAAAAAGAGGATTACAAAGCAGCTGGAATACCAATGCTTCCGGTTGTACATGGTTTTAAAATGACCAAACGGCAAGTAGTTGTTTATGTAGCTTGTTTATTGCCATTACCGATATACTTAGTTTCTTTGGGAGGAATATTTCTAACTGTGGCCTTCGTCTTGTCATTTGGCTGGTTGATACTGGGTTTAGCCGGATTCTTAATGAAAGATGATTATAAATGGGCCAAGTGGATGTTTGTTTATTCCTTGAACTATTTGACAATCCTATTCTTAACGATGGTGCTTGTCACATTGCCAGTTTCTTTTTAA
- the ytvI gene encoding sporulation integral membrane protein YtvI, whose protein sequence is MFSYLTKRQWTLILLTIVLIVIGYFILPISVPLIAALVTALFLNPSIRWIQFRLRVNRKMAVIMVFLLFLLFIGLLGTYAVTRAVTQIIHLADNAPTYINQINNVFIHWENNMDNFTKNMPPEFVEKVTNELMSTLDSTTQAISQRLQLGNIAVLAAKIPEYLVSFLVYLIALFLFMLEMPRLRENLHNQLTEATSEKVKFMNARLSYVVFGFLKAQFLVSIIIFIVSLIGLLWIAPEVAIVMALIIWVIDFIPIIGSIVILGPWSLYMFITGDIPLGTQLAVLAIILLAIRRTVEPKVMGSHIGLSPLATLIAMYLGLQLIGLTGFILGPLTLIAFNSAKEAGIIKWNLKL, encoded by the coding sequence TTGTTCAGCTATCTTACTAAGCGTCAATGGACACTTATCCTCCTTACGATAGTACTCATCGTTATTGGGTATTTTATATTACCGATTTCTGTTCCGCTAATTGCCGCACTCGTCACTGCCTTGTTTTTAAACCCTTCCATACGCTGGATCCAGTTTCGGCTTCGAGTAAATAGGAAGATGGCGGTAATTATGGTCTTTCTGCTTTTTCTTCTTTTTATCGGGTTACTCGGAACATATGCTGTAACCAGAGCAGTCACTCAAATCATTCATCTGGCAGACAATGCGCCTACCTACATTAATCAGATTAACAATGTGTTTATTCACTGGGAAAATAATATGGATAACTTCACAAAGAATATGCCACCGGAATTTGTAGAAAAAGTAACAAACGAATTAATGAGTACACTCGATTCGACCACCCAAGCAATAAGTCAGAGGTTACAGCTAGGCAATATCGCTGTCTTAGCAGCAAAAATTCCTGAATACCTTGTGAGTTTTCTTGTGTATCTGATTGCTTTATTCTTATTTATGCTGGAAATGCCACGCCTCAGAGAAAATCTACATAACCAGCTAACCGAAGCTACTTCTGAAAAAGTAAAATTCATGAATGCCCGCTTATCTTATGTTGTTTTTGGATTTTTAAAAGCACAATTCCTTGTTAGTATTATCATCTTTATCGTTTCGCTTATCGGCTTGTTGTGGATCGCCCCAGAAGTAGCTATCGTCATGGCGCTGATCATCTGGGTGATTGACTTCATTCCAATTATAGGTTCAATTGTGATCTTAGGGCCATGGTCATTGTACATGTTTATCACAGGGGATATTCCACTCGGAACACAACTGGCTGTATTAGCAATTATCCTGCTTGCTATACGTAGAACAGTTGAACCGAAAGTAATGGGCAGCCACATTGGTTTGTCTCCGTTAGCCACTCTGATTGCCATGTATCTCGGCTTACAGCTCATCGGGCTTACAGGCTTTATCCTAGGCCCGCTTACTCTAATCGCTTTTAACTCGGCTAAAGAAGCCGGGATTATTAAGTGGAATTTAAAGCTATAA
- a CDS encoding cytochrome (ubi)quinol oxidase subunit III has translation MSNEDVLNPKEMPHEPEKATLEGKNKFVGFWFFLGGETVLFACLFGTYLALNGSTMGENTPEHLFGLELVFIMTMLLLTSSLTSVYAMYHMKNNDFGKMQLWLGVTVVLGLGFLGCEIYEFVHYIHEYEFTFRSSAFGSAFYTLVGFHGGHVLFGLSWITALMIRNSRRGLNLYNAPKFYIASLYWHFIDVVWVFIFTVVYLMGKVG, from the coding sequence ATGAGTAATGAGGATGTACTGAATCCAAAAGAAATGCCACATGAGCCGGAAAAAGCCACCCTTGAAGGTAAGAATAAATTCGTAGGCTTTTGGTTCTTCCTTGGCGGAGAAACCGTATTGTTTGCATGTTTATTTGGAACATATCTTGCATTAAACGGCTCAACAATGGGGGAGAATACTCCTGAACACCTGTTTGGCTTAGAGCTGGTGTTTATTATGACGATGCTGCTGTTAACGAGTTCTTTGACAAGTGTGTACGCGATGTACCACATGAAGAACAATGATTTCGGCAAAATGCAGTTATGGCTTGGTGTTACTGTCGTGCTTGGGCTCGGATTTCTAGGCTGTGAAATTTACGAATTCGTACACTACATTCACGAATATGAATTCACATTCCGTTCTTCCGCATTCGGATCTGCTTTTTATACGTTAGTTGGGTTCCATGGTGGTCATGTTCTATTTGGTTTATCATGGATCACGGCGCTAATGATTCGTAATTCAAGACGTGGCCTGAACTTGTATAATGCACCAAAGTTTTATATTGCAAGTTTATACTGGCACTTCATTGATGTTGTATGGGTATTTATCTTTACTGTCGTATATTTGATGGGAAAGGTGGGGTAA
- a CDS encoding DUF420 domain-containing protein — protein sequence MPLLPTLSTFFIVLSAILIAIGWRLIVVNKPQAHRKAMIAASISALIFFIIYMSRTIFVGNTSFGGPDDIKIYYTVFLIFHIILATVGAVFGIVTLTLAFKRNLIKHRKVGPVTSIIWFCTAVTGVMVYLLLYVIYEGGKTTSMLKAIFGF from the coding sequence ATGCCATTATTACCCACACTAAGTACTTTTTTTATAGTACTAAGCGCGATATTAATTGCTATTGGCTGGCGGTTAATTGTTGTAAATAAACCTCAAGCACATAGAAAGGCTATGATAGCTGCATCTATCAGTGCATTGATCTTTTTCATTATTTACATGAGCCGCACGATCTTCGTCGGGAATACCAGCTTCGGCGGTCCTGATGATATTAAAATTTACTACACTGTTTTCCTGATTTTTCACATTATCCTTGCTACAGTAGGAGCGGTGTTTGGAATTGTGACCTTGACGTTAGCTTTTAAACGAAATTTAATAAAGCATCGAAAAGTTGGTCCAGTTACGAGTATCATCTGGTTTTGTACGGCAGTCACCGGTGTAATGGTGTACCTGTTGTTATATGTGATTTATGAAGGTGGAAAAACGACCAGCATGCTAAAGGCAATTTTTGGATTTTAA
- the ctaG gene encoding cytochrome c oxidase assembly factor CtaG — translation MWLELQIFGFRALWSPYYLLFVLVLSFLYFMITGPWRKKGETRPEARQQVMFYIGMALLYVIKGSPIDLLSHIMFTAHMIQMALYYLLFPILIIKGIPVWIWQKVFEVRGLKSVLSFLTRPLLALLLFNGFFSIYHMPQVFDYAKSSEWTHALITTGILFTAFCMWWAVYSPLDKTDRLSPILKIGYIFANGVLITPACGLIIFAGAPIYETYSQAGAWLQAMSLCVPTDVLTGISSQLSGPSFFTPMPVLHDQRLGGIVMKVSQEIIFGYIIAQIFFSWFNRERDTIDPLPSQMQTDS, via the coding sequence ATGTGGTTAGAACTTCAAATATTCGGATTTCGAGCGCTATGGAGTCCTTATTATTTGCTTTTTGTTTTAGTACTTTCGTTCCTATACTTTATGATAACCGGACCTTGGCGTAAAAAAGGGGAAACAAGACCTGAAGCGCGTCAGCAGGTAATGTTTTATATTGGGATGGCATTGTTATATGTTATCAAGGGTTCACCAATCGACTTACTGTCCCATATTATGTTTACCGCACATATGATACAAATGGCACTTTATTACCTATTGTTTCCAATCCTTATTATTAAGGGGATTCCTGTTTGGATTTGGCAAAAAGTTTTTGAAGTGCGAGGACTAAAGTCAGTTCTTAGTTTTTTAACAAGACCGTTGCTTGCCCTGTTATTATTTAACGGATTTTTCTCGATTTATCACATGCCACAGGTGTTTGATTATGCTAAATCGAGTGAATGGACTCATGCACTAATTACTACCGGCATTTTATTTACCGCATTTTGTATGTGGTGGGCCGTTTATTCCCCGTTAGATAAAACAGATCGTTTAAGCCCTATTTTAAAAATTGGCTACATATTTGCTAACGGTGTTTTAATTACACCAGCATGCGGTTTGATTATTTTTGCAGGCGCCCCTATTTATGAAACGTATTCCCAAGCAGGTGCATGGCTGCAGGCGATGAGTTTATGTGTGCCTACAGATGTTCTGACAGGCATCTCAAGTCAATTAAGTGGTCCTAGTTTCTTTACTCCAATGCCAGTGCTGCATGATCAGCGGTTGGGCGGAATCGTCATGAAAGTTTCGCAAGAGATCATTTTTGGCTACATTATTGCTCAGATCTTTTTCAGCTGGTTTAATCGCGAGCGTGATACCATTGATCCACTTCCAAGCCAAATGCAAACGGATTCGTAA
- a CDS encoding YugN family protein codes for MRLEGTGIDGLVIDIKRLTMIMESNGFILGGSWDYERVSYDYRIDSPEKNKTYYIRIQGYALEGDVDKGNAVIHLLTPLLGKHHYPHGVEYGEQEGFSSSIIDKANNLIKKLQEHVAAHQTT; via the coding sequence ATGAGATTAGAAGGTACTGGAATCGACGGATTAGTAATTGACATTAAACGACTCACTATGATCATGGAAAGTAATGGGTTTATTTTAGGCGGATCCTGGGATTATGAAAGAGTTAGTTATGATTACAGAATTGACTCACCAGAGAAAAACAAAACGTACTACATCCGCATTCAAGGATATGCGCTGGAGGGTGACGTGGATAAAGGAAATGCTGTGATCCATCTGCTGACACCGCTGTTAGGAAAACACCACTATCCACATGGGGTAGAATACGGAGAACAAGAAGGATTTTCTTCAAGTATTATTGATAAAGCGAACAATTTAATTAAAAAATTGCAAGAGCATGTAGCCGCACATCAAACCACATAA
- the coxB gene encoding cytochrome c oxidase subunit II — MRGWMGKFRSLILFGALTLFLSGCGVENMTALKPEGYGANLLFDLMMISIAIMLFVFIIVMAIYTFVLIRYRQKKGQEDYIPKQTEGNKALEIIWTVIPIILLLVLAVPTVQATFDLADTGAKNDEDALTIEVTGNQYWWHFNYKGQEITTSQDLYIPTGERVYLDLKSSDVIHSFWVPSIAGKMDTNPGENVNTMYLEAFEEGVYWGQCAELCGPSHSLMDFKVIAVSPEEFDQWVEDMKNVDPEAQPETASAQEGQELFNNNCMSCHAIGSGGAGIAPNLTNFGNRTMIAGILEPTKENLVDWIVNPDEIKPGNQMPANLVSEEEASKIADYLLQLKHSEVTPDSAGKNNQE; from the coding sequence ATGAGAGGTTGGATGGGAAAGTTCCGTTCCTTGATCTTGTTTGGCGCATTAACCCTTTTCCTATCGGGATGCGGGGTTGAGAATATGACTGCACTAAAGCCAGAAGGATATGGAGCGAATTTATTATTTGATCTTATGATGATCAGTATTGCGATAATGCTTTTTGTATTTATTATCGTAATGGCGATCTACACGTTTGTGTTAATTCGTTATCGTCAGAAAAAGGGACAGGAAGATTATATCCCTAAACAAACAGAAGGTAACAAAGCTTTAGAAATAATTTGGACAGTGATCCCAATTATTTTACTTCTAGTACTAGCTGTTCCTACTGTACAAGCTACGTTTGACTTAGCAGATACTGGAGCTAAGAATGATGAGGACGCATTAACCATTGAGGTTACTGGTAATCAGTACTGGTGGCACTTTAATTATAAAGGACAGGAAATCACAACAAGTCAGGACCTTTATATTCCAACTGGTGAACGCGTATACTTAGATTTAAAGTCGAGTGATGTAATTCACTCATTCTGGGTCCCTTCCATCGCAGGTAAGATGGACACAAATCCGGGCGAAAATGTTAATACGATGTACTTAGAAGCTTTTGAAGAAGGCGTTTACTGGGGACAATGTGCTGAGCTTTGTGGTCCGTCGCACTCCTTAATGGACTTTAAAGTAATTGCCGTCAGTCCTGAAGAATTTGACCAGTGGGTTGAGGATATGAAAAATGTTGATCCTGAAGCTCAACCAGAGACAGCCTCTGCACAAGAGGGTCAAGAATTATTTAATAACAACTGTATGAGTTGTCACGCGATTGGAAGCGGCGGTGCTGGTATTGCACCAAACCTAACCAATTTTGGAAACCGTACAATGATTGCAGGAATTCTTGAACCGACGAAAGAGAACCTGGTTGATTGGATTGTGAACCCTGATGAAATCAAGCCTGGCAACCAAATGCCGGCCAATTTAGTTTCTGAAGAGGAAGCAAGCAAAATTGCAGACTACCTGCTGCAGCTTAAACATTCAGAAGTGACACCTGATTCTGCAGGTAAAAACAACCAAGAATAA
- the ctaF gene encoding cytochrome c oxidase subunit IVB, whose amino-acid sequence MANHSKSPSQQMDFEKRQHKEEMKQQVISFVMMILFTIIAFSMVLLEVNSYFLIPTLIILAVVQVLFQLYYFMHMKNKGHDMVAMMMYGGISVAILTIITFTTIIWW is encoded by the coding sequence ATGGCGAATCACTCTAAATCACCTAGTCAGCAAATGGACTTTGAGAAGCGGCAGCATAAGGAAGAAATGAAACAGCAAGTAATTAGTTTTGTGATGATGATTCTATTTACAATCATCGCATTTAGCATGGTGCTGCTTGAGGTTAACTCGTATTTTCTCATCCCTACATTGATCATATTGGCAGTTGTGCAAGTCCTTTTCCAACTGTACTACTTCATGCATATGAAGAATAAAGGTCATGACATGGTGGCCATGATGATGTACGGAGGAATTAGTGTTGCCATATTGACGATCATTACCTTTACGACTATTATTTGGTGGTAA
- the ctaD gene encoding cytochrome c oxidase subunit I, producing the protein MSTAVAQNRGLGAAIWDYLTTVDHKKIAHLYLVSGGLFFLIGGLEAMIIRIQLMEPSNNFISAGLYNEMITMHGTTMIFLAAMPIIFALMNAVVPLQIGARDVAFPFLNSLGFWLFLFGGLLLNISWFTGAPDAGWTNYAPLSTTSPGHGVDYYVMGLQIAGAGTLIGGINFLVTIVNMRAPGMTYMRMPLFTWTVFVTSTLILFAFPALTVGLFLMMFDRMFGSAFFDVALGGNAMIWEHLFWIFGHPEVYILILPAFGAFSEIFSTFSKKRLFGYSAMVFATVLIGFLAFMVWAHHMFTVGLGPIANSIFAVATMAIAVPTGIKIFNWLFTMWGGNIKMNSAMLWSVAFIPTFTIGGMTGVMLAAAAADYQYHDTYFVVAHFHYVIVGGLVFGIFASLHYWWPKMFGQVLNEALGKWTFWLFFIGFHMTFFIQHFLGLIGMPRRYWTYQEGQGLEVGNMISTVGAFLMAIGTLVFIYNIVQTAVKGKKVSGDPWDGRTLEWSIPSPPPHYNFKQTPLVRGLDALWVEKSDGKKGMTPAEPLGDIHMPNNSILPFLMSLGLFIAGFGFIYQVDDKMWLTLVFIGMGITLGSMLTRSVKDDLGHHIHKEDLEKGAGE; encoded by the coding sequence GTGAGTACTGCTGTTGCTCAAAATCGTGGACTCGGCGCTGCGATTTGGGATTATTTAACAACGGTTGACCATAAAAAGATTGCCCATCTTTATTTGGTCTCCGGTGGTCTGTTTTTCCTGATCGGCGGGCTTGAAGCGATGATAATTCGAATCCAGCTTATGGAGCCTAGTAATAACTTCATATCCGCTGGACTGTATAACGAAATGATAACGATGCATGGTACAACAATGATTTTTCTGGCAGCTATGCCGATTATATTTGCTTTAATGAATGCCGTCGTACCATTGCAAATTGGAGCACGAGATGTAGCTTTTCCATTTTTGAACTCACTAGGTTTCTGGCTGTTTTTATTTGGTGGGTTATTATTAAACATATCTTGGTTTACTGGCGCTCCAGATGCGGGCTGGACGAACTATGCACCACTTTCGACCACCTCGCCAGGCCATGGAGTGGACTATTATGTGATGGGTCTGCAAATTGCCGGAGCCGGAACGTTAATAGGGGGTATTAACTTTCTTGTTACGATCGTTAATATGCGTGCCCCTGGTATGACATATATGCGTATGCCGTTGTTTACATGGACTGTCTTTGTAACGAGTACATTGATCCTGTTTGCCTTCCCGGCATTGACTGTTGGTCTTTTCCTTATGATGTTTGACCGCATGTTTGGGTCTGCATTCTTTGATGTTGCTCTAGGCGGTAACGCGATGATCTGGGAGCATTTATTCTGGATCTTTGGACACCCGGAAGTATATATCTTGATTCTTCCTGCTTTCGGTGCTTTTAGTGAAATCTTTTCTACCTTTTCTAAAAAACGCCTGTTTGGTTATTCAGCCATGGTATTTGCAACGGTATTAATTGGCTTTTTAGCTTTCATGGTATGGGCTCACCACATGTTCACAGTAGGATTGGGGCCGATTGCTAACTCGATCTTTGCCGTAGCTACAATGGCGATTGCTGTTCCAACCGGTATTAAGATATTCAACTGGCTGTTTACAATGTGGGGCGGTAACATTAAGATGAATTCGGCAATGCTTTGGTCGGTTGCTTTCATCCCAACTTTCACCATCGGAGGTATGACGGGGGTTATGCTGGCTGCTGCAGCTGCTGACTACCAGTACCACGATACTTATTTTGTAGTCGCTCACTTCCACTATGTTATCGTGGGTGGCCTCGTGTTCGGTATTTTCGCTTCCCTCCATTACTGGTGGCCGAAAATGTTCGGGCAGGTTTTAAATGAAGCTTTAGGCAAGTGGACATTCTGGCTCTTCTTCATTGGATTCCACATGACGTTTTTTATTCAGCATTTCTTAGGCTTGATTGGAATGCCACGTCGTTACTGGACTTATCAGGAAGGGCAGGGACTAGAAGTAGGGAACATGATCAGTACAGTCGGAGCATTTTTAATGGCGATTGGTACGCTTGTTTTCATCTATAACATTGTTCAAACTGCCGTAAAAGGTAAGAAAGTTAGCGGTGACCCTTGGGATGGCCGTACGCTTGAATGGTCAATTCCATCACCACCGCCACATTATAATTTCAAACAAACTCCGCTTGTCCGCGGTCTTGACGCGCTATGGGTTGAGAAAAGTGATGGTAAGAAAGGGATGACCCCTGCTGAACCGCTTGGTGATATTCACATGCCAAACAACTCTATTCTTCCGTTCTTAATGTCATTAGGGTTGTTTATTGCAGGATTTGGATTTATCTATCAAGTGGATGATAAAATGTGGTTAACTCTCGTATTTATCGGAATGGGTATTACCCTTGGATCTATGTTGACACGTTCAGTCAAAGATGATCTTGGACACCATATTCATAAAGAAGATCTTGAGAAGGGGGCTGGCGAGTAA
- a CDS encoding GNAT family N-acetyltransferase — translation MEHATERIRFMPITVQAAQLLMKNPIGFYTSYGYPRNKSWPHDGLKVILPLYVELLENDRSEFGFGPWMMVDRKVGEILGDIGFKGQPKDGIIEIGYYVVVSKRNQGFATEAVKSMCDWAFQQPHVQTVQAQCDKRNISSQHVLFNNGFIQVSEKGSIITFMKEKYSRAVKSGTSLDQHQ, via the coding sequence GTGGAACATGCCACGGAACGAATCAGGTTTATGCCGATAACTGTTCAAGCGGCCCAGCTTTTAATGAAAAACCCCATCGGTTTTTATACGTCATATGGTTACCCGCGTAATAAATCCTGGCCTCATGATGGATTAAAAGTGATTTTGCCTTTGTATGTGGAGTTGTTAGAAAACGATAGGTCTGAATTCGGGTTTGGTCCGTGGATGATGGTGGATCGTAAAGTCGGAGAAATACTCGGAGACATAGGGTTTAAGGGGCAGCCCAAGGATGGCATAATCGAAATTGGCTACTATGTGGTTGTTTCCAAGCGAAATCAGGGTTTCGCCACGGAAGCTGTAAAATCGATGTGTGACTGGGCTTTTCAGCAGCCGCATGTTCAGACTGTACAAGCCCAATGTGACAAACGTAATATATCTTCTCAACACGTTTTGTTCAACAATGGATTTATCCAAGTTTCTGAAAAAGGCTCTATCATTACTTTTATGAAAGAAAAATACAGTCGTGCTGTAAAGTCTGGTACAAGTCTGGACCAGCATCAATAA